In one Neobacillus sp. WH10 genomic region, the following are encoded:
- a CDS encoding IS110 family transposase produces the protein MKDTIKYVGLDVSKEKIAVAIADEGRDEPRYWGMIPNTPESIRKLIKKLGEKENLRVCYEAGPTGYCLYRFFLSLGIECEVIAPSLIPKKPGERIKTDRRDSIKLAKLFRAGELTSVYVPTEDDEALRDLVRAREDAKEDELRAKHRLSKFLLRNDIHPPFKGKKWTRRYREWLNTLKFERSASKVVFQEYLHHLQEIEQRVKRLEEEIKLQSTEGYHAPMIQALQSLRGIAMITATSLVAEIGSFKRFASPKKFMSYIGLIPSESSSGEIRRQGNITKTGNRHVRRLLVEAAWSYRFPPAIKGDLKKRLEGQLPNVQMISWKAQNRLHKKYFRLLSRGKSFGKALTAVARELAGFIWAVTQEIENNTIAK, from the coding sequence ATGAAGGATACCATAAAATATGTAGGTTTAGACGTTTCAAAAGAAAAAATTGCCGTTGCCATTGCAGATGAAGGTCGTGATGAGCCAAGGTATTGGGGAATGATTCCTAACACACCGGAATCCATTAGAAAGTTAATAAAAAAGCTTGGAGAAAAAGAGAATCTTCGAGTGTGTTATGAAGCTGGACCAACTGGCTATTGTTTATATCGGTTTTTTCTTAGCCTAGGAATTGAATGTGAAGTGATCGCACCATCTTTAATCCCTAAAAAACCAGGTGAGCGCATCAAAACTGACCGTAGGGATTCGATTAAACTAGCAAAATTATTCCGTGCAGGTGAATTAACGTCTGTTTATGTGCCGACAGAAGATGATGAAGCCCTTCGGGATTTAGTTCGTGCCCGTGAAGATGCCAAAGAAGATGAATTAAGAGCCAAACATCGATTATCGAAATTCCTTTTACGCAATGATATTCACCCTCCTTTCAAAGGAAAAAAGTGGACTCGTAGATATCGTGAATGGTTAAATACTCTAAAATTTGAGCGTTCTGCATCCAAAGTAGTTTTTCAAGAGTATCTGCACCATTTGCAAGAAATTGAGCAAAGGGTAAAACGGTTAGAGGAAGAAATAAAATTACAATCAACCGAAGGTTACCATGCGCCAATGATTCAAGCACTCCAATCATTAAGGGGAATAGCTATGATTACAGCTACTAGTCTTGTGGCTGAGATTGGATCATTTAAAAGATTTGCTTCTCCAAAAAAATTTATGTCTTACATTGGGTTAATTCCAAGTGAAAGTTCTAGTGGTGAAATCAGAAGGCAAGGGAATATTACCAAAACAGGAAATCGTCATGTTCGTCGTTTGCTTGTAGAAGCAGCCTGGAGTTATCGATTTCCGCCTGCTATAAAGGGGGATTTAAAGAAAAGACTCGAAGGACAGTTGCCCAATGTTCAAATGATCTCATGGAAAGCTCAAAATCGCCTGCATAAAAAGTATTTTCGTTTACTATCACGTGGAAAGTCATTTGGGAAGGCACTAACAGCCGTTGCAAGAGAATTAGCAGGATTTATCTGGGCAGTAACTCAAGAGATTGAAAATAACACTATTGCAAAGTAA